Proteins encoded in a region of the Streptomyces sp. NBC_01298 genome:
- a CDS encoding enhanced serine sensitivity protein SseB — MWPGNELEQVLGAALGQPDAGGRILEVLGRSDLWIPLPGGVNSLSLPTMDIDGAAYVPVYSSEEQFRACVGPGMDFAVAPAPEFARGLPPQLGIAVNPEGSVGVPLPPPAVAELCRAGRDPLDGPATGGRVRLYEPDWQEDPVEFLAAAAEEFRATGVVASAHRCLASVEGAAPELYVGVHLLGWEPGMRNAPMDALGRALTRVPPPWPVQLILLDAAEDPVVDYITTRVRPFYLP, encoded by the coding sequence ATGTGGCCGGGTAACGAGCTGGAGCAGGTGCTCGGGGCGGCGCTCGGGCAGCCGGACGCCGGGGGGCGGATCCTGGAGGTCCTCGGGCGCAGCGACCTGTGGATCCCGCTGCCCGGCGGGGTGAACAGCCTGAGCCTGCCCACCATGGACATCGACGGCGCCGCGTACGTGCCCGTCTACAGCTCCGAGGAGCAGTTCCGCGCCTGCGTCGGGCCCGGCATGGACTTCGCCGTCGCCCCCGCACCGGAGTTCGCCCGCGGCCTGCCCCCGCAGCTCGGCATCGCGGTCAACCCCGAAGGTTCCGTCGGCGTGCCCCTGCCCCCGCCGGCCGTCGCCGAGCTCTGCCGCGCCGGCCGCGACCCGCTCGACGGCCCGGCCACCGGTGGCCGGGTCCGGCTCTACGAGCCCGACTGGCAGGAGGACCCGGTCGAGTTCCTGGCCGCCGCCGCGGAGGAGTTCCGGGCGACCGGAGTCGTCGCCTCCGCGCACCGCTGCCTCGCCAGCGTCGAGGGCGCCGCGCCGGAGCTCTACGTCGGCGTCCACCTGTTGGGATGGGAGCCCGGGATGCGAAACGCCCCGATGGACGCGCTGGGCCGGGCCCTGACCCGCGTACCACCGCCCTGGCCGGTGCAGTTGATCCTGCTCGACGCCGCGGAAGACCCGGTCGTCGACTACATCACCACGCGCGTGCGCCCCTTCTACCTGCCGTAG
- a CDS encoding ABC transporter permease: protein MTAPLHDMSAETPAPVSVADVPAKAIEGRSPGRIAWMRLKRDKVALAGGFVVLLLILVALFAPLIVGVFGHPPEELHEDLLDPLLGLPAGDYGGMSGDFLLGIEPVNGRDVFSRIVYGARISLLVAFLSAFVAVSMGTFFGIVAGYFGGWVDAAISRVMDLLLAFPQLLFIIALISVVPGKLWGFEGSGLRIAVLVLVIGFFGWPYIGRIVRGQTLSLREREYVEAARSLGAGRMYILFRELLPNLVAPITVYATLMIPTNVLTEAALSFLGVGVKPPTPSWGETLSTAVRTYEDDPLFMIFPGTAIFITVLAFNLFGDGVRDALDPKGSR, encoded by the coding sequence ATGACGGCACCACTGCACGACATGAGCGCGGAGACACCCGCACCCGTGTCCGTAGCCGACGTCCCCGCCAAGGCCATCGAAGGCCGTTCGCCCGGCCGCATCGCCTGGATGCGGCTCAAGCGCGACAAGGTCGCGCTGGCCGGCGGTTTCGTCGTGCTCCTGCTGATCCTCGTCGCACTCTTCGCGCCGCTGATCGTCGGCGTGTTCGGCCACCCTCCGGAGGAACTGCACGAAGACCTGCTGGACCCGCTGCTGGGCCTGCCGGCCGGCGACTACGGCGGCATGAGCGGGGACTTCCTGCTCGGCATCGAGCCGGTCAACGGCCGCGACGTGTTCAGCCGCATCGTCTACGGCGCCCGCATCTCGCTGCTGGTCGCCTTCCTGTCCGCCTTCGTGGCGGTCTCGATGGGCACCTTCTTCGGCATCGTCGCCGGCTACTTCGGCGGCTGGGTCGACGCGGCCATCAGCCGGGTCATGGACCTGCTGCTCGCCTTCCCGCAGCTGCTCTTCATCATCGCGCTGATCTCGGTCGTCCCCGGCAAGCTCTGGGGCTTCGAGGGCTCGGGCCTGCGGATCGCCGTACTGGTCCTGGTGATCGGCTTCTTCGGCTGGCCCTACATCGGCCGCATCGTCCGCGGACAGACCCTGTCGCTGCGCGAACGCGAGTACGTCGAAGCCGCGCGGAGCCTGGGCGCGGGCCGGATGTACATCCTCTTCCGCGAGCTGCTCCCGAACCTGGTCGCACCGATCACCGTCTACGCGACGCTGATGATCCCGACCAACGTGCTGACCGAGGCGGCGCTCAGCTTCCTGGGCGTCGGCGTCAAGCCGCCCACGCCGTCCTGGGGCGAGACCCTCTCGACGGCCGTGCGGACCTACGAGGACGATCCGCTCTTCATGATCTTCCCCGGTACGGCGATCTTCATCACCGTGCTGGCCTTCAACCTCTTCGGCGACGGCGTCCGCGACGCCCTCGACCCGAAGGGCTCACGTTAG
- a CDS encoding enhanced serine sensitivity protein SseB C-terminal domain-containing protein gives MSASGTAAVGQVEHMLRQVTPGRYESYESLLHALAEGRLWMLLWQGRPGSPEAQYGGMEVEGLGYAPCVTSPQELAASGWNRGYEVVTGRDIARALYPDRWGLWLNPHAQGGGVGLPWADLRRIATGLDRMPAGPLRLSEPAIELPQFYGLLTQHAHRTPAVRSLRRAWVQPALGSPYLAVGLDLYDASAHALESVREMMRQSVGAVPEGVPVCTVALADEHDPVAMWLRAQTRPFYDREGQAPAY, from the coding sequence GTGAGTGCGTCAGGCACGGCCGCGGTCGGGCAGGTCGAGCACATGCTGCGCCAGGTGACTCCCGGGCGCTACGAGAGCTACGAGTCTCTCCTGCACGCCCTGGCCGAGGGACGGCTGTGGATGCTCCTCTGGCAGGGGCGGCCCGGCTCCCCCGAAGCCCAGTACGGCGGCATGGAGGTCGAGGGCCTCGGGTACGCGCCCTGCGTGACCTCCCCGCAGGAGCTGGCCGCCAGCGGCTGGAACCGCGGGTACGAGGTGGTCACCGGCCGGGACATCGCCCGCGCCCTCTACCCCGACCGCTGGGGGCTGTGGCTCAATCCGCACGCCCAGGGCGGCGGCGTCGGCCTTCCCTGGGCCGACCTGCGCCGGATCGCCACCGGGCTGGACCGGATGCCGGCCGGCCCGCTGCGGCTGTCCGAGCCCGCCATCGAGCTGCCGCAGTTCTACGGGCTGCTCACGCAGCACGCGCACCGCACGCCCGCCGTCCGGTCGCTGCGCCGCGCCTGGGTGCAGCCCGCGCTGGGGTCCCCGTACCTCGCCGTCGGGCTCGACCTGTACGACGCCTCCGCGCACGCCCTGGAATCGGTGCGGGAGATGATGCGCCAGTCGGTCGGAGCGGTCCCCGAGGGGGTGCCCGTGTGCACGGTCGCGCTCGCGGACGAACACGATCCCGTGGCGATGTGGCTCCGGGCGCAGACCAGGCCCTTCTACGACCGCGAGGGACAGGCGCCCGCCTACTGA